A part of Geoalkalibacter ferrihydriticus DSM 17813 genomic DNA contains:
- a CDS encoding polysaccharide biosynthesis/export family protein: MKHLFFVLAFTLFFVPTLWAADVDADYVIGDGDGLQISVWGSPELSSSVTVRPDGKITLPAAGDIVATGYTPTQLSEKLAKELTAFVRKPIVTVAVTNITNNKVYVFGGGASSGSFNLPARTTLLKFLTNLGDLQRADLERAYLLRNREQVDVNFYNLFINGDFDADVALQTDDMIYIPDNERMKIYIMGAVGNPQYVFYREGIRILDAILESGGFTKFARENRVVVLRKNGNQMDEIRVNARDLMRQGDLSQNIELRRGDMVVVSEGIF; this comes from the coding sequence ATGAAACACTTGTTCTTCGTCCTCGCTTTTACTCTGTTCTTTGTGCCGACCCTCTGGGCTGCTGATGTTGATGCCGATTATGTCATCGGTGACGGCGACGGGTTGCAGATCTCCGTGTGGGGTTCACCCGAGCTTTCAAGTTCGGTTACCGTGCGTCCCGACGGTAAGATCACCTTGCCCGCAGCCGGTGATATTGTTGCGACCGGCTACACACCGACGCAGTTGAGCGAAAAACTGGCCAAAGAATTGACGGCCTTTGTGCGCAAACCCATTGTCACTGTCGCCGTGACCAACATCACCAACAACAAGGTTTACGTGTTTGGTGGCGGGGCGAGTTCGGGTTCATTCAATCTTCCCGCGCGTACCACCTTGCTTAAGTTTCTCACCAACCTGGGCGATCTGCAACGCGCCGACCTTGAGCGGGCTTACCTCCTGCGGAACCGTGAGCAGGTAGATGTGAATTTTTACAACCTGTTTATCAACGGTGACTTTGATGCGGATGTTGCATTGCAGACCGACGACATGATCTATATTCCCGATAACGAAAGGATGAAGATCTATATCATGGGCGCGGTCGGCAACCCCCAGTATGTGTTTTATCGGGAAGGCATTCGCATTCTCGATGCCATTCTCGAATCTGGCGGCTTCACCAAGTTTGCTCGGGAAAACAGGGTCGTGGTGCTGCGTAAAAATGGCAACCAGATGGACGAAATCCGTGTTAACGCCCGCGATCTCATGCGCCAGGGCGACCTCAGCCAGAACATCGAGTTGCGCCGTGGTGACATGGTCGTCGTCAGTGAAGGGATTTTTTAA
- a CDS encoding TIGR03013 family XrtA/PEP-CTERM system glycosyltransferase, whose translation MLNTSADRVHVGVRFFQLTPLCGFFVELYNHERELSKTEIAVRISISITLGFFVLSALYYIFPDILVGRGILLMALGLFGIGQFVWHHCHGLLLSFPGLAQRIVILGNGSLGKKIEEIMPSVRHNYVFAGYIRPGNEALSVPDTSVVGSSDEIFETVKRTKAHKIIVSLAERRGVLPVREILRCKLSGVEVIDALNFYEQLTGKLLVENINPSWFIFSNGFRVTRFIRCYKRVLDVLFSLTGIILAAPLMPVVALAIKLDSRGPVFFRQNRVGQGEKEFMLFKFRTMTQDAEKNGAVWAQQNDPRVTRVGNFLRKTRIDEIPQLFNVLKGDMSFVGPRPERPEFVQMLEEKIPYYSKRHFVKPGVTGWAQVKYPYGASVEDSLEKLRYDLYYIKNLSILMDILIVMETIKVVLFGRGAR comes from the coding sequence ATGTTGAACACCTCCGCTGATAGGGTACACGTTGGTGTCCGATTTTTTCAACTTACCCCACTCTGCGGGTTTTTTGTCGAACTCTACAATCATGAGCGTGAACTCAGTAAAACTGAAATTGCGGTGCGCATCAGTATCTCCATCACCCTCGGCTTCTTTGTTCTGTCGGCTCTTTATTACATTTTCCCCGACATCCTGGTCGGTCGCGGCATTCTGCTCATGGCCCTGGGGCTGTTCGGCATCGGACAATTCGTCTGGCATCACTGCCACGGCCTGCTGCTGAGTTTTCCCGGCCTCGCTCAGAGGATCGTGATTCTCGGCAATGGCAGCCTGGGAAAAAAGATCGAAGAGATCATGCCCAGCGTGCGCCACAATTATGTCTTTGCCGGCTATATCCGTCCCGGCAATGAAGCTCTAAGTGTTCCCGACACCAGTGTCGTCGGCAGTAGCGACGAGATTTTCGAAACCGTCAAGCGCACCAAGGCCCACAAGATCATCGTTTCCCTGGCCGAACGCCGCGGAGTGCTGCCGGTGCGCGAGATCCTTCGCTGTAAGCTCAGCGGGGTCGAGGTGATCGATGCCCTCAATTTTTATGAGCAACTAACCGGAAAACTGCTGGTCGAAAACATCAATCCGAGCTGGTTTATTTTTTCCAACGGCTTTCGCGTCACCCGCTTCATTCGCTGCTACAAGCGCGTTCTCGATGTGCTTTTCAGTCTCACCGGCATCATTCTGGCCGCACCCCTGATGCCGGTGGTCGCTTTGGCCATCAAGCTCGATTCGCGGGGCCCGGTATTTTTCCGTCAGAACCGGGTGGGTCAGGGCGAAAAAGAATTCATGCTGTTTAAATTCCGCACCATGACCCAGGATGCCGAAAAAAACGGCGCGGTCTGGGCACAACAAAACGATCCGCGCGTTACGCGCGTCGGCAATTTCCTGCGTAAAACCCGCATTGATGAAATTCCGCAATTGTTCAATGTACTCAAAGGCGATATGAGCTTTGTCGGTCCCCGCCCCGAGCGTCCCGAATTTGTTCAGATGCTCGAAGAAAAAATTCCCTATTATTCCAAGCGCCATTTTGTTAAACCAGGCGTCACCGGCTGGGCGCAGGTTAAGTATCCCTACGGCGCCTCCGTTGAGGATTCCCTGGAAAAACTGCGCTACGACCTTTACTACATCAAGAACCTGTCCATCCTCATGGACATTCTCATCGTCATGGAAACCATCAAAGTTGTACTTTTCGGCCGCGGCGCCCGCTAA